In one window of Skermanella rosea DNA:
- a CDS encoding polyamine ABC transporter substrate-binding protein: MKQRIVSSLIGAVAAVAIAAPGLASAQTVNIYNWNDYIGETTLEDFKAETGISYNYDIYDNLEILEQKLLVGRSGYDIVVPTAEPTMSRLIKAGALQKLDKSKIPNLKNLDPVLMKQVERSDPGNQYGVIYQWGTIGIGINAEKIKALMPDAPLDSFDLIFDPEVAKKIAPCGITILDSATDTFPTVLHYLGLDPNSDKADDLKKAEETLMKIRPYVKNFVTGQNINNLAAGDACVALAYSGDVIQAQARAAEANAGVTVDYVVPKEGVQLWFDMMTVTADSPNADAAHKFINFVLKPEVMAGITNFTNYANAVPASLEQVDEAVKTNPAVFPSEEAKQNMFTVSAVSPAAERLRTRSWTRVKTGQ; this comes from the coding sequence ATGAAGCAGAGGATCGTAAGCAGCCTGATCGGCGCCGTTGCCGCCGTCGCCATCGCGGCGCCGGGCTTGGCGTCTGCACAGACGGTCAACATCTACAACTGGAACGATTATATCGGCGAGACGACCCTTGAGGACTTCAAGGCGGAAACCGGTATCTCCTACAACTACGACATCTACGACAACCTCGAGATCCTGGAGCAGAAGCTGCTGGTCGGCCGGTCCGGCTACGACATCGTGGTGCCCACCGCCGAGCCGACCATGAGCCGGCTGATCAAGGCCGGGGCGCTCCAGAAGCTCGACAAGTCGAAGATCCCGAACCTGAAGAACCTCGACCCCGTGCTGATGAAGCAGGTCGAGCGTTCCGATCCCGGCAACCAGTACGGCGTCATCTACCAGTGGGGCACTATCGGGATCGGCATCAACGCCGAGAAGATCAAGGCCCTGATGCCCGACGCGCCGCTCGACAGCTTCGACCTGATCTTCGATCCGGAAGTCGCCAAGAAGATCGCCCCGTGCGGCATCACGATCCTTGATTCGGCGACCGACACCTTCCCGACCGTGCTTCACTATCTCGGCCTCGATCCCAACTCGGACAAGGCGGACGACCTGAAGAAGGCCGAGGAGACGCTGATGAAGATCCGCCCCTACGTGAAGAACTTCGTCACGGGGCAGAACATCAACAACCTCGCGGCCGGCGACGCCTGCGTGGCGCTGGCCTATTCGGGCGACGTGATCCAGGCCCAGGCCCGTGCCGCCGAGGCGAATGCCGGCGTGACCGTCGACTACGTCGTTCCGAAGGAGGGCGTCCAGCTCTGGTTCGACATGATGACGGTTACCGCCGACTCGCCCAACGCCGACGCGGCCCACAAATTCATCAACTTCGTCCTGAAGCCCGAGGTGATGGCCGGCATCACCAACTTCACCAACTACGCCAACGCCGTCCCGGCGTCGCTGGAGCAGGTGGACGAGGCGGTCAAGACCAACCCGGCGGTCTTCCCGTCGGAGGAGGCGAAGCAGAACATGTTCACCGTCTCGGCCGTGTCGCCGGCGGCCGAACGGCTGCGTACCCGTTCCTGGACCCGGGTCAAGACCGGCCAGTAA
- a CDS encoding glutamine synthetase family protein: MNLLSDFIQGRQITEVECLVPDMSGIARGKILPAEKFLRILRERGLRMPEAIFIQTVTGEYPDDEDVTSPANSDIYMRPDENTIRMVPWYTEATAQVISDCDYADGSPVDISPRWVLKRVLELYDERGWQPIVAPELEFFLVQINKDPDYPLVPPVGRSGRTESGRQAYGIDAVNEFDPIFEDVYDYCEAQRIDIDTLTHEAGAAQIEINFNHGDALELADQVFLFKRTVRETAIRHNVYATFMAKPMQGEPGSAMHVHQSVVDKNTGENLFSNADGEDTPLFLSHIAGLQKYLPSAMPLLAPNVNSYRRLIAGSDAPINVHWGRDNRTTGFRVPVSPPESRRVENRVAGADANPYLALAASLACGYIGMVQSLEPTDPVKGSAHRLAYTLPRHQSDAITKFNACKPLREIFGERFVAAVTHVKQAEYDAYQRVISSWERENLLLNV; the protein is encoded by the coding sequence ATGAACCTCCTCAGCGATTTCATCCAGGGCCGCCAGATCACCGAGGTCGAGTGTCTCGTTCCGGACATGTCCGGGATCGCGCGCGGCAAGATCCTGCCGGCCGAGAAGTTCCTCCGCATCCTGCGCGAGCGCGGCTTGCGCATGCCGGAAGCGATCTTCATCCAGACGGTGACCGGCGAGTACCCGGATGACGAGGACGTCACCAGCCCGGCCAATTCGGACATCTACATGCGTCCCGACGAGAACACGATCCGCATGGTGCCCTGGTACACCGAGGCGACCGCCCAGGTGATCAGCGACTGCGACTATGCCGACGGCAGCCCGGTGGACATCTCGCCGCGCTGGGTGCTCAAGCGGGTGCTGGAACTGTACGACGAGCGCGGCTGGCAGCCGATCGTGGCTCCCGAGCTGGAGTTCTTCCTGGTCCAGATCAACAAGGACCCGGATTATCCGCTGGTTCCGCCGGTCGGCCGGTCGGGCCGGACCGAGAGCGGCCGGCAGGCCTACGGCATCGATGCGGTCAACGAGTTCGACCCGATCTTCGAGGACGTCTACGACTACTGCGAGGCGCAGCGAATCGACATCGACACCCTGACCCACGAGGCCGGTGCCGCGCAGATCGAGATCAACTTCAACCATGGCGACGCGCTGGAACTGGCCGACCAGGTCTTCCTGTTCAAGCGGACGGTTCGGGAAACCGCGATCCGGCACAACGTCTATGCCACGTTCATGGCGAAGCCGATGCAGGGCGAGCCGGGCAGCGCCATGCATGTCCACCAGAGCGTGGTCGACAAGAACACGGGGGAAAATCTATTCTCCAACGCCGACGGGGAGGACACCCCGTTGTTCCTCAGCCATATCGCCGGCCTCCAGAAATACCTGCCGTCGGCGATGCCGCTGCTCGCCCCCAACGTCAACTCGTACCGCCGCCTGATCGCCGGGTCCGATGCCCCGATCAATGTCCATTGGGGCCGGGACAACCGCACCACCGGCTTCCGCGTCCCGGTCTCCCCGCCGGAGTCGCGGCGGGTCGAGAACCGCGTCGCCGGAGCCGACGCCAACCCCTACCTGGCGCTGGCCGCCTCGCTCGCCTGCGGCTATATCGGAATGGTCCAGTCGCTGGAGCCGACCGACCCGGTCAAGGGCAGCGCCCATCGCCTGGCCTATACCCTGCCGCGCCACCAGTCCGACGCGATCACCAAGTTCAATGCCTGCAAGCCGCTCCGCGAGATCTTCGGCGAACGCTTCGTCGCCGCCGTGACCCATGTCAAGCAGGCGGAGTATGACGCCTATCAGCGGGTGATCAGCTCCTGGGAGCGGGAGAACCTGCTGCTGAACGTGTGA